A region from the Clostridium beijerinckii genome encodes:
- a CDS encoding decarboxylase gives MFLKVPLLQELLKYHDEKNLVLSMPGNKCGVGFLGDEFGEKFVNRLGFLDITEVDPLDNLHCPEGVIKEAQELLAKTYNAKKAYFLVNGSSSGNLASMFSAFDEGDEVLVERNCHKSIYNGLILRKLKVKYIEPIIDDKNGVFLPPNKENIYKALGESLNPKGIILTYPNYFGITYDIEDIIIDLKLKGLKVIIDCAHGAHFGMNKRLPKSITSLGDYVVLSAHKTLPALTQGAYLLVNEENSELEFYLKAFMTTSPSYLIMASLDYARYYLDNYGEKDYERLIDAAERWKEKINNLKKVRLLGKNDLNEQYKDTITNESKLKLKQEYDIDLSRYILILPKGYSGHKLLDYLRTQKIQVEMSFSRGVVLILSPFNSEEDFELIYEAISKLEMKSIHVQIESKYFSDIPEKKIEPYEVFKLNGEWCEIESCEGYIAKEAIIPYPPGIPLVCQGEIISRNAINIIKDYIINKKNIIGIENNKVRVIKLK, from the coding sequence TTTGTAAATAGACTAGGCTTCTTAGATATAACAGAAGTTGATCCTTTAGATAATTTACATTGTCCAGAAGGTGTTATAAAGGAAGCTCAAGAATTATTAGCTAAAACTTATAACGCTAAAAAAGCATATTTCCTTGTAAATGGGAGTTCGTCTGGAAACTTGGCATCTATGTTCTCTGCATTTGATGAGGGTGATGAGGTTTTAGTTGAAAGAAATTGTCATAAGTCAATTTATAATGGATTAATTTTAAGAAAATTGAAAGTTAAATATATTGAGCCTATTATTGATGATAAAAATGGCGTGTTTCTTCCACCGAATAAAGAAAATATTTATAAGGCATTAGGAGAAAGTTTAAATCCTAAAGGAATTATATTAACTTATCCTAATTATTTCGGAATTACATATGACATTGAAGACATTATAATAGATTTGAAATTAAAAGGGCTAAAAGTAATTATAGATTGTGCTCATGGAGCTCATTTTGGAATGAATAAAAGATTGCCTAAATCAATTACAAGCTTAGGAGATTATGTGGTTTTAAGTGCTCATAAAACTTTGCCTGCTTTGACTCAAGGTGCGTATCTTTTAGTAAATGAAGAAAATAGCGAATTAGAATTCTATTTAAAAGCTTTTATGACAACATCACCTTCTTATTTAATTATGGCATCTTTAGATTATGCTAGATATTATTTGGATAATTATGGAGAAAAGGATTATGAAAGATTAATAGATGCAGCTGAGAGATGGAAAGAGAAAATAAATAACCTGAAAAAGGTACGTTTATTAGGTAAGAATGATTTGAATGAACAATATAAGGATACAATAACAAATGAATCTAAACTTAAATTAAAGCAAGAATATGATATTGATTTAAGCAGGTATATATTAATTCTGCCTAAAGGATATAGTGGACATAAACTTCTAGACTATTTAAGAACTCAAAAGATACAAGTTGAAATGAGTTTTTCAAGAGGTGTAGTTTTAATATTATCTCCTTTTAATAGTGAAGAAGATTTTGAACTTATATATGAAGCAATTTCAAAGTTAGAAATGAAAAGCATACATGTACAGATAGAATCAAAATATTTTTCGGATATTCCGGAAAAAAAAATAGAGCCATATGAGGTCTTCAAATTAAATGGAGAGTGGTGTGAAATTGAAAGTTGTGAAGGTTATATTGCAAAAGAGGCAATAATACCATATCCACCTGGAATACCATTAGTTTGCCAGGGAGAAATTATTTCACGAAACGCGATAAATATAATAAAAGATTATATTATTAATAAAAAGAATATAATAGGAATTGAAAATAATAAGGTTCGAGTAATTAAATTAAAGTAG